From Sphingobacterium bambusae:
TGCCATGCGCAATCGCTCTAATATTTAAACTTGTTGTTTTGACAATTTACTAAAAAACTAGTATCTAAGCAATGATTAGTCCAAATTACTATTGCTTACGATTCATTAACGCATCTGCCAAAGCAAAAAGAGTTGTTTTCTTGGCCTCATCTACTCCAATAGCCCTTAATTGCTCGTAAGCCACGGCTGTAAATTTTTCTTTTAATGCTTCAGCAAAGTCTCGGATATCGTGTTTCGCATAAAGCGCTTTCATTTTTTCAACTTTATCGGGTTCCTGCTCCACATCGCTGCCCAATAGGTGCTCGAAAAGCTGTTTGTCGCTATCTTGCAGCCGTTCCCGTAGCTGGATGAACAAGATAGTCTTCTTGTTGGAAAGAATATCTCCACCAACCTGCTTGCCAAAAGTTTCGGGATCACCGTAAACGTCGAGCAGGTCATCTTGTAATTGGAAAGCAATACCCAAATTTACACCAAAAGCGTAGAGCTGCTGCTGTGCTGCGATGTCTGCACCGCCGATTATGGCCCCCATCTGTAATGCACAGCCGAGGAGGACGGAGGTCTTCAAGCGGATCATATCGATATATTCATCTTGGCTGACATCGGCACGCAATTCGAAGTCCATGTCATACTGTTGACCCTCGCATACCTCCAGCGCTGTTTGGTTAAACAGGCGTAGCAGCGGGACTATCTTATCGCTGGGGCATTTTGCTAGCTCTTCATAGGCTTTGACCAGTAGAGCATCGCCAGATAGGATGGCTACACTCTCGTTCCATTTCTGGTGTACAGTTTCCTTACCGCGGCGTAGCGGAGCTTTGTCCATGATATCGTCATGAATAAGCGAAAAGTTGTGAAAAAACTCGATGGCCGTGGAAGCCGGTAGGGATGCTTCCAACACAGCTTCGTCAAACAAGGCGGCGCCCAAGGTCACCAACAGCGGTCTGATACGTTTGCCCGATAGGGAAAGGATATATCGGATGGGGTCGTACAGGTTGGCTGGAGCCGTGGGAAATTCGGATTGCTCGATATAGTCTTGGAAAACTTTTGCGTGTACTAGATTTTGGAACATAGCTAAAAAATGTTAGGCGAAGATACGTATTCTCGCTTAAATAGTATCTTTGTAGAAAGCCTTAGCTTCATGCGTATTTTTGTAATTCACAATTTTTATCAACATGCCGGTGGCGAAGATCAGGTTTTCGAACAGGAGGTACGTGAGCTGTCGAAAGAGCATGACGTACGGGTGTATACGAGTAGAAATGTGAAAGGTGTTAAAGGATTGCTGCAGTACTTGAGCTACCCTACCAATTTGGGGGAAGCGCAGCGCATCTTGCAACAGGTGCGGGCTTTCTCTCCCGATATTGTACATATCCATAACTTGCATTATGGCATTGGTCCTTGGGTGGTTAGGCGACTGCGCCGCGCGGGCATTCCGGTGCTGATGACCTTGCATAACTTCCGGCTGCTGTGCCCTTCGGCAAGCCTTTTTGTTGGTGGAAAGATTTTCACGGCAAGTCTGCACGAAGATTTTCCTTGGACGGCCGTTAGGCAAGGTGTTTTGGATCGTTCCGTGCTGAAAACCTTGCTTACCGGATTCACATATTGGCTACACCGAAAGCTAGGTACCTGGAATAGCGTGAACCGTTTCATGGTGCTGTCGGATTTTGCGAAGCATCTTTTTCAAAGCAGTAGCTTTCCGGTAGCTGGGGATCGTTTTGTTGTACGCCCAAATAGCATCGATTTGCAGCCTGCGGAACTAAGAAAAGTGGGGCGACTATTGTATATCGGAAGGCTAGCAGAAGAGAAAGGCATCCTTCCTCTGCTTGACGGCCTTGTAGATATGGATGTTCCCTTGGATATTTATGGCACGGGGCCGCAGTTGGAGCAAGTGCAGCAGCGGATTGCCAAGCAGCCGCAAATTCGGTATATGGGTTATCAATCCCGCGAGGTGTTGACAAAAGCTATTGCGGAGGCAGATGCCTTGGTTGTTCCTTCGGTTTGTTATGAAGGTATGCCCATGACGATTATAGAAGCTTTTGCACAAGGTACGCCTGTCTTGGCGAGTGCTGTTGGTATTTTAGAAGAAATGGTGGTACCTTTGTATACGGGTATGCATTTCAATCCGTTTGAAAAGCAAAGTATACAAAATAGTATCAGCCAATGGATGGCACTTGATGAAGCCGAGAAGAAGCGCATGGGAGAGCACTGTAAGCATGAATACGAGGAACATTATACCCTGAAAAAAAATATGGAGCTTTTGCTATCGATTTACGAAGAGGCAATAGCAGATAATAGGAAATAGACGTATGAGTATAATCATTATGGATGCATTGAATCTTGCAGACAAGATTCAGGAACAGCTAGAGACAGTGTATGACCCGGAACTTCGGCCGGCAAACATTGTAGATTTAGGTCTCGTGTACGAGATTATTACCAAGCAGGGGGGCACAGCTAAAATCGTGATGACCTTGACGGCGCCGGGATGCCCTGTTGCTGGCGAAATCATGAACGAGGTGCAGGAAAAAGTTGCGGCTATCGACGGTGTTAGTGAAGCCTTGGTGGAATTGACGTTTGACCCACCGTGGACGAAAGATATGATGACCGAAGAGGCTAAATTGGAGCTTGGTTTTCTTTAAAAAAACGCTTAAAAGCGTTTTGCTATCTTTTCCTTAGCTCTCTTTAACAAGAGGGCAAGGAGATTTGAAGAACTTAATCTTTATAAGGTCTTTCCAGTAT
This genomic window contains:
- a CDS encoding polyprenyl synthetase family protein; the protein is MFQNLVHAKVFQDYIEQSEFPTAPANLYDPIRYILSLSGKRIRPLLVTLGAALFDEAVLEASLPASTAIEFFHNFSLIHDDIMDKAPLRRGKETVHQKWNESVAILSGDALLVKAYEELAKCPSDKIVPLLRLFNQTALEVCEGQQYDMDFELRADVSQDEYIDMIRLKTSVLLGCALQMGAIIGGADIAAQQQLYAFGVNLGIAFQLQDDLLDVYGDPETFGKQVGGDILSNKKTILFIQLRERLQDSDKQLFEHLLGSDVEQEPDKVEKMKALYAKHDIRDFAEALKEKFTAVAYEQLRAIGVDEAKKTTLFALADALMNRKQ
- a CDS encoding glycosyltransferase family 4 protein, whose protein sequence is MRIFVIHNFYQHAGGEDQVFEQEVRELSKEHDVRVYTSRNVKGVKGLLQYLSYPTNLGEAQRILQQVRAFSPDIVHIHNLHYGIGPWVVRRLRRAGIPVLMTLHNFRLLCPSASLFVGGKIFTASLHEDFPWTAVRQGVLDRSVLKTLLTGFTYWLHRKLGTWNSVNRFMVLSDFAKHLFQSSSFPVAGDRFVVRPNSIDLQPAELRKVGRLLYIGRLAEEKGILPLLDGLVDMDVPLDIYGTGPQLEQVQQRIAKQPQIRYMGYQSREVLTKAIAEADALVVPSVCYEGMPMTIIEAFAQGTPVLASAVGILEEMVVPLYTGMHFNPFEKQSIQNSISQWMALDEAEKKRMGEHCKHEYEEHYTLKKNMELLLSIYEEAIADNRK
- a CDS encoding metal-sulfur cluster assembly factor yields the protein MSIIIMDALNLADKIQEQLETVYDPELRPANIVDLGLVYEIITKQGGTAKIVMTLTAPGCPVAGEIMNEVQEKVAAIDGVSEALVELTFDPPWTKDMMTEEAKLELGFL